aaaaaacTTCCTGTGATTTATTCCATTTTCACCTCTGatctcttttccttctccccaccccttatctccccccacccccaatttagGATTTCAGATGCATGCCACGTTTCCATTGAATGCCAGAAGTGGAGATCTCTACAGATGGAGCCCCAAAGTCAACATGGCAGTGGCGGTTCATTAGTTGTGattcagcagccttccctggacAGCAGGCAAAGGCTGGACTATGAAAGAGAAACTCAGCCAACAGCTATCTTGTCACTGGATCAGATCAAAGTTATTAGGGGCAGCAATGAATACACTGAAGGTCCATCTGTGGTGAAGAAGTCTGGTCCACGGACAGCACCAAGACAAGAAAAGCATGAAAGGACTCATGAAATCGTACCAATTAATGTGAATAATAATTACGAACCCAGGCCCAGCCATGTAGGACATGTGGCACATCCCCATAATGTCAGggcccctgtgctgagcagatCAACTAGCACTGGGAGTGCAGCTAGTTCTGGAAGCAACAGTAGCGCTTCTTCAGAGCAGGGACTGTTGGGAAGATCACCCCCATCCAGGCCGGGTTCAGGCCACAGATCTGAAAGGACCATCCGGACACAGCCCAAGCAGTCATCTTTGATTGTAGATGATCTGAAGGGTCCCTTGAAAGAGGACTTGACACAACACAAGTTTATCTGCGAACAGTGTGGGAAGTGCAAATGTGGTGAATGCACAGCCCCGAGGGCCTTACCATCTTGCTTGGCCTGCAACAGGCAGTGCTTGtgctctgctgagagcatggtGGAGTACAGCACCTGCATGTGCCTGATCAAAGGGATTTTCTACCACTGTTCCAATGATGATGAAGGGGACTCATACGCGGATAATCCCTGCTCTTGTTCCCAGTCACATTGCTGTTCCAGGTACCTGTGCATGGGAGCAATGTCCTTGTTTTTGCCTTGCTTGCTGTGCTACCCTCCTGCAAAGGGATGCCTAAAACTGTGCCGAGGGTGTTATGACCGGATCAATCGTCCAGGTTGCCGATGTAAGAACTCCAACACTGTCTATTGTAAACTGGAGAGCTGCCCCTCTCGGGGTCAGGGCAAGCCTTCATGATTTTTGGAGGGAGATTTGATTTTACTTCCTCAGACTTTTGCTTTCAGGTTGTGGCTGATTTTGCTCTTTGTTAATCCTTTAACTTTCCTTCCTTTACCCACTTTACATACGAGTCCTTTTCTTTGCACCCTCCATATCCCTTCTTTGACTCAGACAAGTGTGGTATATTTTACTTAGTCATTGTCAATCTTTGGTAAGCATGGACTATATATTTACACCTAAGTCCTCAGCTTAGCAGGACCTTTTGGGCTTGTTAGTATAATCCTCTCATTAAAGAGACAAGGAGGGCTAATGGGCTTTTTTTGCAGCCTCTTGCTCTACAGAAAACTTCCCAAAGATGTCCTTTTTGTTCTCCTCAActgtggttgttttgtttttgtttattttttgcttcGGAGGAATAAGTCCAACATTATTCCATGACTGAGCTGGGTTatgaaacagtttaaaaaatagtCCTGAAGGGGTTGGAACCTTAGAAAATATagggctggattttttttttttatttatttatttttttttaaccattggTCAAATAAGCTGCTCTTCCCTCTATTCCTGACCCTTCTTGGAGTTGTCTCAatccagagacttgcctggcttgtgctccccccccccctccccccccaatgttGCTTCAGTTGTTTTGCTTCACTGTGTAGATCTTCACATTGGAGACATGGCTGCAACTTTtcacttttttctcttgctttcaaATCTGTGAAGGACACCAGCCACTCCAGCCCTTCTCTCATGTTTGTGCAGTCCATCAAGATCGCGTTGATACTGAAGTTGGAGGAGTTTTGTGTATCCAAGCAGTCTTCAGGTGTCATTGAATTAAGTTGCCTAAATGTTCTTGGATCTTTACAATTTCTGTTACTTCCTTGGTTTAGTGAATTTAGCTCTGATCTGTGCTTCATAACTTTACTCTGTTCTGTGTTTTATTGCCTTAGCCACAAATTGTGGTCCCTTTTTGTATATTTTATGTATAAAACACAAAGTTGAATCCTGACTATTTTTAAGACAAAAGTCtgttaaaactttttttattgTAAAGAATATTTATTATGTGAATCTCTATTATTTTATGATATTTATTGCAAAAGACTTTGAAAATGTACTCATGTCTGAATATAACAAAATATCAATACTTAACGAAAATAAGGATGACACGAAGAAAGTACATATGTTAACTATAATTcagaaaatatattaattaatgaAAGTGTCTCTTGAGTTCTTCATTTTGATATACATGTAGGTTGTATTATGAGTTCCATATCCATATTACTACAtgctttgttatttttattttcattatgccCTGTGAGGTGGTTGAATTGCTTCGTATCAGTGCTGTGCAACCACTAGCATGTGCTCTACTTCTTATTTACCTAATATTGAGGTTGAAAACTATTTATcaaatgagttttgctttgagatATTTAATAAAATTGAATGTATGCATTTTGCTTGATAATACCAACAGGGTTTAGGCCCAATTTATTAACAACATATTTCAAAAACCTGTTGTGGAAAAAAATaagagttggggtttttttccccctacacaATACCAAATGAacctttcccttctttttttaaaagagaatttgTTGGTTTCTTATAGTGTACAGCAACAGAGATAATGAATGTTAAGCTCAAATCTAAATAAAAAGCAAGAGGCAAAAGTATAACGACAACTTTCTCAAGTTGTTGATGACCAGTTGCTTGggaagtccttttttttttctttaggaatATTGATTTCCCAGCCTCAGCTGAACTAATCTGTTCCTTCTCGTTTAAACTCTCCTGAAAGTGATCTGTGTAACAGCAGTTTGTTGAATATGTTCACATTTAAATGATTGCAAATATACTTAGTGCATTAGGGTGAATGGGAGAGTCTCCAGCTTCCACTAGTTTGGTCCCAAGCTGTCTAACATTAGAATCTTCTAAATAACAATGTATTGACTTCATATTTTTAAGTTGTGATCTTAATAAGGAGGTCTAGAGAAAACACATGAAAAATGAAATGGTAAATTACAATTCTGAAGAATTCACCAACAATGGTAAATAGGTTCTCAAATGTTGTCACTTTGCATGGCTTCATAATTCATTCAATATCTTAATATATAGAATATTTGACTAGGCTGGGATCTTATCGTTAAGTGCATCAGAACTAGTGTAGTATGTGGTGATGGTGGTATTTGGCCCCATATTATAAAAAAAGTTTGTGTGAAAAAGGTATAACATCTTTAAAATGTTGATGTTACATCTGTTGAAAAATGGGTAAAGCTTTTATGACAAAAAGCCATACTGTGGAACTGTAACTTGCAGCTGTATACAGGAATATAATACTTTCTGTAATTTAAAACTGGTATTCCACTCCTGAGTGCACCAACATAATCTCAGCATTGTAGTTGGAAGTGACAAAAGTTTACAGGCTAAAATGTCTTAACAGAGGCTTGTCTGGTAACAATGTATAAATATTTTGCTTCCcaagaattatttttctttcctcacaTGTAATGGAGCAAAACTTGAGCGGAGAACTTTTTTAAGGAAGAACTTGATTTTTATTACTTCCTTTTCATTGGTATTTTGGCCTAGCGGCAAGACCAGGGAAACCTCTCAAGACAGTGAAATCCTTGTCAAACTGTTACCATTGGTCAGACACAACCACTTACCCGCTTATGTGCCAACAATCAAAACCAAAAGACTGAGCCAGCTTTATTCACATaactgggtgacagtgtgtgtttgtgtgcatgtacacacatgcaccagCTTTGTTCCCTTGTTTTACATTGAGTTATGCTTACTCTTAAGAGATTTTACTTGTTTCATTAATCTGTATCTGAATCCTGCTTTCCATAGCTTTTCATTCCCTAGctatggatgattttttttttttttaaacatgcagcCTGACTGAAAACAAAGGAATCATGTATATTCTGGCTCCTGATTAATCATACTTTTCAAGTTATATAACATGGTCTATGATAACTGTTTTGGCTTCTGGTTTCTTGAAACTTAACATACTTGTCTTGTGACTATATGGCAGGAAAATGCCAAGGAAAACTCTTTCTTATCTCATTCAGTTCTTCCATACTGAAGTTAGAAAATTTAAACTTCATTATATGTATACATGTGGGGCACTCTTACAGCTGTTATGTTTCACCATAGGGCTACACTtaagtttgtttgggtttttttgactgtcTAATTGCCATATTTATTGCATAGTTCACACGTTTGATTTTTTAATAGTCACTGAGATCCTTCAGAATGTGCGGTGGTTGTCTTTTATACTTCAGAAAGTTGTTACATCTCATAACATGATATCTTCTATATCTTGAAAGTGATTCTCATTAAGTGGGGTGAAGAAACTTCTTCCTTGGAAGTAAATATGAACAAGTAAGCAAAAGCATGGTAAGTCTTGCATCCTAAAGGTCCCACAGTTCAAAAACTTAGATAGAATGTCTTGTTCAGTCTTACTCTAAATGTTTATGCTGATTGAGAGTTATAATTTTTCCACTGGCTAACTATAAACTGTGTTACATTCAAAATATACTTGTACTGTCAATATATGCATCACATATCGAAACCACTTGCATAACTTTTTGAGAGAAAGAGATCAGGTTTGTCACCTTCTCATCATTAAACAGGTACAGATTTCAGTTCTTCATCCCAGATTTTGATTTGGAAAACTCTTTGGGACACTTTCTACATATTTGTACGGCACCTAAGACAGTGGGGCCTCACCTAGTTGTTCCCAAGGTTCTAGTATAATATCATTAATAAGTGACATTATTATTAATAGAATTAATATTCAAGAACTCCTAAATTCCTTTTTGGCAgtaggcaaggatttcttaaagaGAGAACTTTTATTCAATTTACTGCATCTCACATGATTTCTGGACTGTCATGGCTACATCATTCTTGGCAGAATTAATTTTAATGTAGAATAGCATAGCACAAGACTATCCTTCAAATGCCATGaagattttaatttgaaaaaaacagAAGTTACAACGCTGATATACAATAAAGTATAAAGTTCAGTTTATTGACTGATCTATTTGTGTTAGTTTGGGTACATTTAAACAAGACCATCACCTGGCTGTGAATAGAAAGGTTCTGAAATGTGCTGCCTGTGtgagaggtgattttttttttgtaacaattGTAAAATAAGTGATTTCTAAAGTTAAAAGAATGTTGTAATCAGATGGTAAATGAATAAGTAAGTGGCCTGCTTAGAGGTATGTCTAGTTAAAGATAAAATTTTTCAAATGGAAATGGTACCATTGGAAGAAATCTTACCAGACACttggtgcatccagacgagtacagccgtgtggtatgtggcaccgcaaacacGTCAGCAgcaccacacaccccacagccagctgttCTGTATGCTGCAAGGGAGCGCTGTCCATGTGtgcgctgctccatttttttcccccctccccccacccctaccctaccatggtttttttttttttgacccctggatatccagggggcaaaaaaaaaacacagggaaaaaaaacccagagcagcaCGTGCACAGTCAGCACGTGACTAAAAAGAGGAGCCGGGCTGTCTGAAGCCATGCTCcggctaccagccaggctccacccgGCAGGATGGCTACAGCTGTGGCCCTAGGAGGCCCCCTACCAGCCTCCCTACCACCCCTGGAGTAACTTGCCATGCACTAACAcgcacatggcacaggtgttgcCTGGAGACAAGTAGCTGAGGTGCAAGGTgcgtcactgctacttgtccctggggaaccaaacgtccatgctcatctggatgcagcccttaAGTCCCAATTCATGATGGCTCTAGCAAAAGAAAATGACTTACTCTTACATGTTGGGTATTGTAATGTGTGTTGTAATGACAGGTGAGGGCGGGCAGCCTCTGCCATATAGTTAAAAGCTGTTAAGAGGGTTTGAAGTGTGTTAAATAGGGTTAAAAGAGCCAAGTAACTATTTTGGAGGGTTTGTGTGGAAAGATTATTGGAAGTGTAACTTGGAACCCCCTTTTTTAAGACTGGTTTTTATCTTGGGAGAATATTCAAGTTTCTCCAGTACTTGTAATCCCAAATTTGCCAAGACGGTTCTCGGAACGTTGAGGAATCCTAAGCAGTTGATGTTAGTTTTCTTCCAACTGGAATGTTGTGTCATAGCAATGATGGACTTCCCAGAAGAGCAGGAATAGAACCTCACCTGGTACCACATGACTGGATTTAGTAGGTGTTTATAAAATGCACAGGTTTAATTTAACTTTCCTTTTGGAAGATTCTCTTTAaaccagttctttttttttttctaggtgtGGTCATTTCCTACCCCAAAAGGAAAGAGACAGTGGCATGGCTTTTCACACTGAGGCTTGATGGTGGCTGCTTAGCCATATTGCCAGTGTTTTTAAGAACTTGAATATTTGTTGGGGAGGTTCCACCCAAAAGCAGGCAGTTTACTTGGGGCAACTTCAAAACTGTTTTACCCCACAAAACCTTActagtgtgggtttttttgcagagGGATTGGAACAGCTGTTCCATATGGATCCTTTGTTTGGAAGAGTGAAGCACTATGATGTTAACAGCTGTGAACTGTGCACAAAACAAATGAAACTATATGGGAGGACAAAAATGGTCTCTGGGTGGGATGGTGTCTTCTAGGCACCAATAGCAGAACTGTTGCAGGATATACTTTGGCATTGTTTCAATGTAAGAAAATGGCATACAGACAGAGAGCTATCATACTTCCCACTTTTCCAAATACCTTGTATATCTTTGAACTACACATTCTATGCAATGAGTTTACTGTTAAATTAGGATTTATTTCCAGGGCATACGAGATTAGCATAGTAATAAAAAGCCCCACAGATTTCCTGCATCCATTATTTAACAATGATCATAAAGCTTTTAAACTGAACTTTTTCTTTGTGTATTTTTACTGGGGTGTTCCAAAATGATCTTTGATTTATGTAGGTAGCATTATTTGGGAATTGCTATGGATAACAAGTGTTGCTTCAGTTTGAGTTCATGAATTAACATGTTGCTTTTATACACAGAAATTATACCTTTGGACACAGGCatgtctgcactgcctctgcaTAGTGTCAGGGAGCTCCATATTGATGCCTGCTGTACCTGATGTATGTGTGATACTTCTCAAACTGGAAGTAATATAGCTGCCTTAGTCTGCTACTGGGATCATGCCAATAAATTCTCCCAAGCTTATGGAGAatagttttttaaagaaatacagcAGTGCACTAAGGTGGATGGCTACATTACTTTTATTTAGTACCCACCCTGCAGATGCAGGCTCTTTATGTCCCTCAACATGgtgctttctgcctctgtgttgaggTGATACATATATACCCATTTTGTCTTTTTCacttaattgttttatttttgttttgatttttttgccTCAAATATTAAAATGTCATCCGCCACCACCAAGATCCACATCTGCAGAGGCTAACTGGGTATAAACCACAAAATGGTTCTGTTTCTTGAACTCAAACTACTTTTGGAATTAACCAGTTTTATTTTGGTGTCAACTGTTGGTAAATTATACCCATGACAGGTTGGTCTCATAATATTGGTGCAGTGTTAAAGAGTCCATAATCCAGATAGCAATCCCCTTGTACTGGGCACTGAACAAACACCCAAGGAGAATCCCTGCCTTAACTAGAgcacaagatttaaaaaaatgtaatgagaTTGCCATGTTGGCCACTTAAAAAGTTTAATGTTAGATTTAAATATCAAGGGAGTGAAAGGCCAAACTCATTgaagcaccctcccccccccctcccccccgggtgtgtctgcagtatcaggattttacCCACATCTTTAATCTTCTTAACTTATACCTGTGGTTTTTAAACCTGAGACAGTATTTTGTGGATGAAATAAACATTTTCAAGTAAATAAATGCCACATATTTAGCAAAGTTTTACCGAGTTTTGATTTGattctgaagaaaaaaaggacATCTGGAAGGTTGCCTGATCTTTCTAAGAGAAACAAATATTTGCACTCAAATGCTTATGCATATTAGTATGGTGTGGTTTTGTATCCACACCTATGTCAGATTGTTTTGTAAAGCATTGTATACATGGACGATGTTCTATGAATTATGAAAATAAACATGGAGCCCTTTTGACAGCATATTCTCTGGATGCCTTGAGGTTAATGTTTCAGGGCACGATCCTTGTCATCTTCAGTTTTTATGCACAGCAGCTAGCACAGTCCTGACTAGCGCTTCTGGGCACTACAGTAAGAGTATTAAAATTCATCTCAATGATACACCAGGGATTAATTTGGCCTAACTCTACTGAAACTGATGGATTTGTGTCAAGGATGAATATGGCCCAGTGACTGAATTTGTATTATGCTATTGTCTAATGCGATCACAAGAAACTCTGAAGAGACTATATCATTGGCAGTTTTTAATAAAGGTGTTGTTCAAATATAGTATACTATATAAGAGGTAGCTATCTTAAATTGTAATGGGATTGGTGTGTTGTACTAGCCATGGTGATCCAggtggcaaggattttttttttgtgatattttgATTGGACCAAGTATATCATTGAGAGAGAAGTTGGACAAGATTTGGGGCACAATATACTGTTCTTCATGTCTGAGCAAAGATCTTCTTCAGACCTGAAGGGGTACTTTTATGCATGaatgaaagcttgtccaacatctttCTTAACTATACAGTAAATAATATTGGTTATAATATTGAATTCTTGTGATGCAATGGAAAACAAGAAACCATTCAGTCAACTATTGTTGAATTGGAATATACTAAATATAAACTGAGGAAAACTGTTAGCACTGACTACCCAACAACATTTCGTGATCAACAGTTGGTATCTGAGATACTTTAATTGAAATGACCTTTTTACCCTGGAATTGCCTCCACCTCTAAAGCCCAAAGGATACTCTCTTCTACACTTTTAAGTTTTCTTTTGCTAGGCAAGTTTACGGTTCACTTTTAGTTGAGGATTGGGCAAAAATCTATTAAGCATGCTTTTATGCCACCTATGGCAAAAAGAATAACCAGTTTTTATCTTTGAGATTTTTCTGGTCAGCTCCAGAAACAGAACACTGAAAATTAAGCCCAAATGAACCAGACAGTTAACTATAAAAATCTAAGAGAATAAATTTTGGTGCCTTCCCTGAAATTTAGACATTGCAAGGTCTGAGAATACTTTGTTTAACTGGGCAGATAGCAAGGCATGATGACACCATGAAGACTTAACTTGTTCAAAAAGATGTATGTTTTTGTAGGTGTCAGCTACTATGACAGGACTTGTAGAGAGCTGAGGTACTAAATAGGAATAAAATAAATGCCAAGgatagggaaagga
This genomic window from Alligator mississippiensis isolate rAllMis1 chromosome 2, rAllMis1, whole genome shotgun sequence contains:
- the SPRY1 gene encoding protein sprouty homolog 1 isoform X1, which translates into the protein MVQCHITSGIKWSFERLPDALIWISDACHVSIECQKWRSLQMEPQSQHGSGGSLVVIQQPSLDSRQRLDYERETQPTAILSLDQIKVIRGSNEYTEGPSVVKKSGPRTAPRQEKHERTHEIVPINVNNNYEPRPSHVGHVAHPHNVRAPVLSRSTSTGSAASSGSNSSASSEQGLLGRSPPSRPGSGHRSERTIRTQPKQSSLIVDDLKGPLKEDLTQHKFICEQCGKCKCGECTAPRALPSCLACNRQCLCSAESMVEYSTCMCLIKGIFYHCSNDDEGDSYADNPCSCSQSHCCSRYLCMGAMSLFLPCLLCYPPAKGCLKLCRGCYDRINRPGCRCKNSNTVYCKLESCPSRGQGKPS
- the SPRY1 gene encoding protein sprouty homolog 1 isoform X2; translation: MEPQSQHGSGGSLVVIQQPSLDSRQRLDYERETQPTAILSLDQIKVIRGSNEYTEGPSVVKKSGPRTAPRQEKHERTHEIVPINVNNNYEPRPSHVGHVAHPHNVRAPVLSRSTSTGSAASSGSNSSASSEQGLLGRSPPSRPGSGHRSERTIRTQPKQSSLIVDDLKGPLKEDLTQHKFICEQCGKCKCGECTAPRALPSCLACNRQCLCSAESMVEYSTCMCLIKGIFYHCSNDDEGDSYADNPCSCSQSHCCSRYLCMGAMSLFLPCLLCYPPAKGCLKLCRGCYDRINRPGCRCKNSNTVYCKLESCPSRGQGKPS